The genome window gattcGCGATTTACTTCATTCATAGCCCTTGGAAATAAATTATAGGGGACTTACGACTAGTCTAGTGTAAATTGACAAAattagcattaaaaaaaaagatcaccGAACAAAAGATAAATGAAATGCCCCACCACCAAGAGCTCAACATTATTATGAAGAATTGGAATATatcatgtaaaaataaaattaaaaaaaaaaaacatgaaagtcTTGCTCTAATGTCATGATGACAATTTGATTTCCACATAATACACGAGGGATCGCGAGATATCCAAAGCCCAAAAAAAGGTTAACTAGAAGTGATGGAGAGTCTTTTTGTGCGCAAAGTGTACATGCAGGGATGAAAAATAAGGATTGATTAAACTACTCGTGATTTATCTCGTTGAACACCCTTAGGCAGGAATTATGAGAACTTAAAAATTAGTCTAGTTTAAACTGACAAAATtagtgttaaaaaaaatcacagGACAAAAGATAAATGAAATGCCCCACCACAATGGCACAATTATATATTGGCCCCAAAGTTCCTCCAACTCTCTCTTTAATGCGTCCACAAATGACAAACCAACCCGTACATACTCACATCCCACTCCACGTTACATAAATTTATTACCGCTGCAACACCGCCGAAGCTTCTTCCATTCACATGCATCAATAtacacaaaataattttcatgtaaatttcgaaacaaacaaaagttcagactttttaattgaaatttaaccCATTAACATACTCAAATGGagatttgttttgtttaaagAAAGCGCAGTATAACCAGTATTACTATGTAAAAATAATCCTATTCAGATTTCAGAAGTTCATCTAAAAAAACATCATTTAGAGATCGTGGTAAAAGAAACCATTcttttttgtctctttttcttattttcaacaaaaattttatcttttattgttttttgttgtAGTGGGATTTCAACTTTCTTTTTTGAGTGTTGAGCTCAGTGTCACGCGCCAATGGCTGTCTCTCGGTCACAGGGATTACACCTGTccacatgtatatgtatacggatgtacatatactccgtatatctaAACAAATACAGACTAATATTATATTGATCGGATATTAcattacaatttatatttatatatatatatatatatatatatatatatataatatgcggATTGACATGGAAACACACTTCTGCTAACTTGCTCATCTTGGTCTTTTAGCTCGGCTGCACAGTGCTCAGTACTTTGTGTGGTGCTGCCGAAAGTGGGAATTGGCGCTTTCCGCAGTTCACATACACCacacattctctctctctcactctctttctctctctgatTTTGGATTTGCAGTGTCAAGATCCTTGGCTAGCTTTCAAATTTCCCTCCAcccagaaaaataaaaaaattccttcttttttttgtaTGTGCTCATCTAATTGTTTAAGTGATCCCAAGAGCTTGCTTTGAGGGAGAAATTGAGAGGTGGTGCCATGAGGAAATGGATTTTGGTGCTGTGCATGGTGTTCTTTCTGAGTTCTGAGTTGACTCAGTGCAGTGTTAGCTATGATAGGAAGGCCATTGTTATCAATGGGCAAAGAAGAGTACTTTTCTCTGGGTCTATTCACTACCCAAGAAGCACCCCGGAGGTACTGTGTTCTGCTTTTTCTCTTCTCACACTATagatttctattttgtttttgttgctcAAATCTATTCATATAATGTGTGTGTAGATGTGGGAAGATCTTATAAGCAAGGCTAAAGAAGGAGGCTTGGATGTGATTGAGACCTATGTGTTCTGGAATGTGCACGAGCCTTCTCCTGGCAATGTAcatgaaatttctctcttttttagTTACTTGTCTGTGTTTTGGTTCTGTCTTTTATCTTAAAGTTTgcatcttttttaatttttctgtgGATTCCAGTACAATTTTGAAGGGAGATATGACTTGGTGAGGTTTGTGAAGACAATTCAGAAAGCAGGGCTTTATGCTCATCTTCGCATTGGACCTTACATTTGTGGAGAGTGGAATTTTGGGTACCTCCCTACTCTTTGTTCATCTCCAGATGATTAGATCTACATCTAACCCTCTTTCAAGGACTGATGTTGCCGGACTAGAACTTTCCTAGAACTGCACACTTAAATATTTAACCTTTTTTTGGGTGACCACTAAATCCCGCCTTGTGCCCCTAGCCCCTAGCCGACAAAGAAACACAAGGTGTTAAACCAgtttaggttgcccatagcttactgcctcaaaccaagaaggccaataagcTGCTTTCGTAGGGAGTTGAAtttgtgaccttgtggttacgaAGTTAACTTGTTTGGGGTTGCCCCCTTGAAGATTTAACCTTTTTACTCCTTCAATGTTTTGTGTGCAGAGGGTTCCCAGTTTGGCTGAAGTTTGTTCCTGGAATTAGCTTCAGAGCAGACAATGAGCCCTTCAAGGTCTGGTTCCCAGTCTTTTCTCCTTCTACCTTTTGCTTTCAATTATATAGCATTTCTTAACCAGTGTAGCAATACATTGTGATAATTTATAGCTTATCAACATTTACTACTGTTCCGGTATATCTTTCTTACCATTTtcatgaaaattttattgttttatgaCCTGACAGATGGCTATGAAAGGGTTTACTgagaaaattgttaatttgatGAAGAGCCATAATCTATTCGAGTCTCAGGGTGGTCCAATTATACTCTCCCAGGTATGCATTTCTATCGTTGCCATCTGTTTTTCCCAAAACTGTATCTGatagagttcttgaattgtgagCAGTAGATTAGTTCATAAGCATGTGATTTTAATCTTTTATCAGTTGTGACTATTTATTAAATGATGATATCATGATAATTTGGTCTTCCAGATTGAGAATGAATATGGACCACAAGCCAAGGTACTTGGTGCCTCGGGCCATCAGTATGTCACTTGGGCTGCAAAGATGGCAGTTGAAATGGACACTGGGGTCCCCTGGGTCATGTGCAAAGAAGAAGATGCCCCAGATCCTGTGGTAAGCTATTAGCAAACCTAGACTCGTTGGAGCTGAAGTTTTCTGTATCACAATTATTGTTTCATATGATACACTTATCAATTTTGTCATGTTAGCTCCACTTAGCATCTTTGACTGTTGTGGATAAGCTTTCTTGGAGGACAATATGGAACTGGGCTCCTGTTTTGTTGAATTCTTAACTTCAAATGCCGTTCTATGTATAAACCGTGGCATGATTTTTTGCTGTTTTTGGCAACAGATAAACACATGCAATGGTTTCTACTGTGATAAATTCTCCCCCAATAAGCCATACAAGCCAGCAATTTGGACTGAAGCTTGGAGTGGTTGGTATGTTGTCTTGATACCTTTACTAAGTTTTCATGATATAAAAAGTTGGCCGTTATTTAACTATACTACTTGGTACCACAAGGTTTTCGGAATTCGGTGGTCCCATTCATCAAAGGCCAGTTCAGGATTTGGCATTTGCTGTAGCTAAATTCATTCAGAAAGGCGGTTCATTTGTTAACTACTACATGGTTAGTGCATTTAATTTATACTGAACTCCATTgaatgttttgatgttttttATGATGACACTTGACTCACCCGTGTCCCTCCTGCTCATGCCTTATCAGTACCATGGAGGCACCAATTTCGGACGCTCTGCTGGAGGCCCCTTCATTACTACTAGCTACGACTATGATGCTCCCCTTGATGAGTATGGTAAGAATGAACTACATtgctttcattcttttttttgggtgacgagggaaactgCCGCCACCACCCCAgagtgtgcactaggtaaacctcgccttgtgaccctagccaacaaaggaccacaaggaggtaaaccaacttagATTGCTCATAGCTAACCGcttaaaccaagaaggccaatagattGCTTCCACTGGGAGTCAAACTTGGAACCTTATGGTTACCAAGCTAACAGCCTGACCAACTTGGATGGGGGTTGCCTCTTGCTTTCATTCTTGTTCATCCTAGTTGCTTGTGTGCCTTTACACTACAGTACTTTATAGAGAGTTGAAGAACATGTTtttaaaatggaaataaaatcatattaatgTGTTTGAAAACATCTTGTAACTGCTTTAGATCCAATTAACTGGTGCCATTACTTATGACTTGACTGCATTGACAACTGGGAAtccttatttataattataatcattTGGTAAATTTAATGGGGTATGGGGCTAATTGTATTCAAATCAAGGTCTATTACCTGTCTACCTGAAAAGGGACGTATCTTAcactatacccaaaatcccaaTTAGCAATCCTTAATTTGATGTGACGCAGGCTAATAATGCATCATTACTGAATGCAATGTATAGTTCTCAATTGAAAAGTTTTGCAGGTTTGATTAGACAACCAAAATATGGTCATTTGAAGGAGCTTCACAGGGCTGTGAAGCTATGCGAAAAGGCTTTAGTTTCAACAGATCCTACTGTGACTTCCTTGGGCGGCCTCCAAGAGGTTTTGCTTCTGATCGCCATTCTATATTCCGTGCAGTAGTTTATTTTTCAACACTTCACTTAGTGTTTGACCTTATTCCAGGCATACATATACTCTTCGGAGACCGGAGATTGTGCAGCTTTTCTCTCAAACTACGACACACAATCCGTTGCAAGAGTTATGTTTAATAACATGCACTATAATTTGCCTCCGTGGTCCATCAGCATCCTTCCAGACTGCAGGAATGTCGTCTTCAACACAGCCAAAGTATGTTAACTTTCTACGATATCTCttctttttcctaatttttgATAGCAGTTTAATGATCGTTGCAGTTTAGGAGAGTTAACGGTTCCTCCTACAGTTGGTTGTTGCTTTTGCTTACGTCTTGGGCTCTCGCAGGAATTTGTAATTGCTTTCCGATTCCATGTGCAGGTTGGAGCTCAGACATCACAAATGGAAATGCTACCAACTAATTCTGAGATGTACTCGTGGGAAACTTACAATGAAGATTTATCTCCATTTGATGACAGTTCATCATTTACGGCTTTTGGCCTCTTGGAACAAGTCAATGTTACTAGGGATGCGAGTGATTATTTATGGTATAAAACTAGGTAAGTTGTGACTAGCATCGGAACTACTATCAATGTGTTTACGAGGAATGTGGACTATATAAGAAAGCATCTTCAAGCCTATATTGAAATATGCATATAAAGGATACTTCAATTTGTTAAGCCGCAGTATGGGAGTTACACCCAATGTGGTGGGCTCCTTGTGGGCACCAGACACTGGTCCTCCCACCTTCCACTATCCTGTAGAGCCGGGATGTGGGGCCCTAGGGGCAAGGGAATTTCATCTTTTTGGGCAAgcaataatttgataaattagttacGATCTTTTGCTAATGGCATTTTGAATGATATAATGATGGAATGTTTTCTTGTGATTACAGTGTTGATGTCGGTTCATCTGAGTCGTTCTTGCTTGGTGGGGAGCTCCCAACTCTAATAGTGCAGTCAACCGGCCATGCTCTGCATGTGTTTATCAATGGACAGCTCTCAGGTACTCACTTTGAAAGGTTTGTAGATAGTGCAGATTTGTGCTTTGAGTTAATTATCAAAGAAACATCATATATTATGCAGGTTCTGCATTTGGTACAAGGCAGAACAGGAGATTCACGTTTAAAGGAAAGGTCAACTTCCGCGCTGGAACGAATAAAATTGCATTGCTCAGTGTGGCTGTTGGATTGCCGGTTAGTACAATTCCCGCTTTTAACTGCTTTTTAGCACTTCTATTTTTGCATAGTTCAAGTAGCCAAGGAACTTGCAGAAATTTTGGGTCTCAAGCAAAGAgtgttttcttttccttttcctttatGTTTGCTTGCCCGTGATGTGAGCACATAACATCGTGTTAGCATGGCTCCTTTTAAAATTGATGGAAAAGATTTAGAGCACATTGACAAAAGCCATTATCTAACCTTTCATCACtaaattagtaaaattttacATGTAAATTTCACGCTGATCTGCATATCAAAGCTAATGaacttttaaattgtttttcacttttcttcaatttttttttttgaagaatgtGGGCGGGCATTTTGAAACATGGAGCACAGGAATTTTGGGTCCAGTTGCACTTCACGGGCTTGATCAGGGAAAATTGGACTTGTCCTGGGCAAGATGGACCTATCAGGTTTTTATCTTGCGTAGCTAACTTCCATTGTTTGAAGTATTCtgaaatgcaattttttttttttttttttattttcctaatGGCCTTTTGCCCTTTTCAACAGGTTGGGCTTAAGGGAGAGACCATGAATCTCGTTTCTACGGATGGATCCTCGGTTGACTGGATGCAGGGTTCTTTGATTGCACAGAAACAGCAGCCTTTAACATGGCATAAGGTATGGATTAAGCAAATTCTATCAGAATAGAGACAATAGCAATGGAGATTTTGTGCTATAAAAGTGTAAACTTTGTAGGCTCGTTTCAACGCACCTAATGGAGATGAACCTTTAGCTTTGGACATGAGTAGCATGGGAAAAGGTCAAGTATGGATTAACGGTGAGAGTCTTGGTAGGTATTGGACTGCTTATGCGACTGGTAATTGTAATGGATGCCATTATGCTGGACCCTTTAAGCCTCCAAAGTGCCAGCTTGGTTGTGGTCAGCCAACTCAACGATGGTAAGGCTcaacaagaaagaaaaaaagaaattctcTTGTGAAGATACGAAGAACTAGATATCTTTGTTCTAGAAACTTAAAAAATGCTCGGGTTTCAGGTACCACGTGCCAAGGTCTTTCTTGAAACCAACAGAAAATCTTTTGGTGCTTTTTGAAGAACTCGGGGGAGATCCCACGAGAATTTCTCTTGCGAGGAGATCAGTGTCCAGCGTTTGTGCTGATGTCGGTGAAATTCATCCAAACATTAGGAATTGGGAGATCGAGAGCTATGGTAGTAGAAGCCAGGAGTTACCCAAACCAAAACTCCACCTTCACTGCAGTCCCGGTCAATCCATTTCCTCCATCAAGTTTGCGAGCTTTGGAACTCCTCTGGGAACCTGCGGGAGCTTCCAGCAAGGGCCATGCCATGCTTCTACCTCGTACTCCGTCTTAGAAAAGGTAACAATCGATTTTGTAACACCACCTTGACAATACTCATTGATAATGATTGTCGTTGAAACTCTTGCAGAAGTGTATAGGGCGCCAAAGATGCTCGGTAGCAATATCAAATACTAATTTCGGAGATCCCTGCCCAAATGTGGTGAAGCGATTGTCCGTGGAAGCAGTCTGCACCCCTTCCCAATGGCATTGACGGTAAGGAGAAAGGCTAAAATATTCCATAAGTTACTTAAACCCCGAAGGAACATACCAGAAAGAAGAATAAAGCGTGAAGctcaaaaccctaaaaaaaaagcattagCTAGATTGATGAATGAAGTTATTATCGAGTGAAAGACTGTACCAAGTGTTTAGCGTGTGAGAAAGGTAGGTTAGTGTTAACATAGAGGTGCCAAAGGGGCCTCTATGAAATACTAGGCAAGTGCATAGTCGATCTCAGAGTGTTGTGTTTCCAAATATGAATTGTGTCGTGCGATTGTGTCTGGTCGGTCCATTTCCCCTTTTAAACCGGAAATGCAGGCTGGACGAGTTGCACtgtgttgttattgttgttgttgttttcagAGCGATAGGTTATGTGACTCGGGGAATCCATGTTAATAGTGGATCCTATCCTAGCATGGCCCTTCCCATATGTTTTCATTCATTTGTGCAGTTTGTtgaaattgaaatggaaatatGCATTTATTGTGCTGTTACTAGTTGCTGAAAATTACATATGAATAACAGTAACATGATCCATTATATGCACTGGGCATTTATCTCAACAAACAACACTATCCAATCCAGGGAATCCCAGGAAAAAGTTTTATTTGGATTAAGAATTCTGGGTTTTCTAAGAATAACACCCAGGAATCAGCTGAGTTGCCTGTGCGGGCAATTTGAGGTCGAATCTAATCTAATAATAAGAGTGCATAATCTTGAGAGATGAAGGTGCAgtggtagtagtagtagtgttCATCATGTGCTTGGCAAGAAGCTGCTGCAACTCATCTTTCTTGGCCCCAACAACAGTGCCCAAAATCCTGCCTTCCTTTAAGAACATGAATGTTGGCATTCCCTCTACGCCCCAATCTGCAGCCACAGACTgcataaacaaaacaaaacaaaacaaaccatAAAAATCCATCCTTGTCCTGGGTACTAAATTAAGGATGTTTTAGTGGTACTTACAGGCAGTTCATCCACATCCACCCTGAGAAACATAACACTGGGTAACTTCCTTGCCAACTCGGCAAAGAATGGAGCCATCAATCGACAGGGACCGCACCATGAAGCAGTGAAGTCCACAACCATCTGCATTAAACGTTCATTCCGAGTTCAAACTCAGGTTTTCGGTGAATATTGTAAAAAGGAAAGGGATGAGGAACAGGATGTACCAATCTTTTCGCTTCGTTTCCTCTGCAGAGTTCATCGTTCCAGGCTTCAAAGGTGTGACAGCCGACGACTTTTCCCTCTCTTGCCATTTTCGTTTTTGTACGTTTCTTTCTGCGGTAAATTTTCTAACACAGAAAGAAATGTACCAAACAAGAAATGCAACCTGCTATCCTCCACCATCTATAGCTCGCTTTATATAAGGGCGCCTCTGCAAAAGTGGCGTCATTTCACTCTCCTCCTTTATATGATGTTGTCCTTTTCTTGAATCTATTCATATCGATAGCGTCTGGTGCTCATCTCCCCTTTGTACCTAGAAATTCATGTCAACAGCAAAATGTTATATAAAAGTGTTAGTGCATGGTGAATAGAATATGCCCCAGGCACCATCATCTGATTCCATTATTCTGCCATTTTGAAACCAACAGCTATACGTTCTCCATAAAAGCATTTCCTATGTTATCTTTTTTTCCAGGAAAACAGCACCTTTACTTTGTAGTTTAGTGCAGCCAGCATCTTCAAGAACGAACGGCTCAGAATAATTGTCTGTCATGCAATACAGCGACGGGTTAGcagagaataataaaaaaacgcAGAAAGGAAATGCTTCGGGAGTTCATGGACGTCCATGTTGCTGATAGTGAGAGTAAGAAAACAATGGGAAGAGAGACGTGACCTGAAATCTCGTCGGAAAATGACAGAGATGTAACAATATTCTGCAAGTTCAAGCAAAGCCTTGTTCTTTTCACATGCAGGTGCAAGAACTCGAATCTTAAGATGTAACAGTTCAAAATGAAGAAACACTGGAAGAGATCATACAAGATTACGTCGCCATCAGAACACAAAGAAGTTGAACAAATCCATATTGTATTTCATATCAGAATCACGGTACATGTTTTACATAGAGAATGAGTAGGAAACAGCGGGCAACTACAAATAGATCATTGTCTTGAAACAGTAGGAACCAATAAGAAACCAGCCAACAAGAACAGCAACGAAGATTGCCCAGTAGGTTAGGAAAGCCCCTCCCCCAAAGGTGAGCCCTAAACCGAACACTAAAAGAAAAGGTAAACAGGTTTGCAAGATGGAGGCTTTGCGAACCCATTGTCCCTTGAGTAAGATGTAAATTGCTAAACTAACAACATTCCACCCCCCGGCCTGGAAGCCCAACCGGTTTAAAGCATTGGCAACGAATGAGTGGCAGTTGCAGGTGAGAAGGTTATAAGATCGGTGCTGGAATTCTTCTGTGCTCTTGTGCAATGCACCATCCCATGTTGTAGCGTCATTTCCAGTTTCACCGTAATTCCGGTCATCTTCCCTTTCATATGGAGCAGGATAGCGAGAAACACGGCACTGCAGGCGAAGATTGggaaaagaaaaacagaaaataaatgGAGTCAAAAACACATCATGGACAAACAAACCTGTAAACctcctaatcaaacaaattatggattattacaaatttaaagcCACCTATTTTATAAAATCCATAGTTGAAAAGGGGAGCAGGGCAATAAGAACTAGACATATTTAAGAACAATTGCCTGGCCCAGGATAAGAATTGCCATACAGTTAAGGAAAATTTCTAATTAGAAACATTAGAACATACCTCATCTTTCCTTATCCTAATGTAGCGAGCTGGTGCTCCAAATGCAAAATTGTCTACGCACACAAAATTTGGCCCTGCAAAATCCAAGATAACCCCATCCTCTCTACATATTCCAATGTGACCAATAATAGGGATAAACCACGACAGGACAGGCAGAGGTGTCCACACAATGCAGCAGGGAAAACGTGCTCTTCTTGGATCTATTTCCACACTTTCTTCAATCATCAGAGTATTTTCAGGATCAGCATTGGGCTCCATTGCTAAAGCAGTAAAAGATAGACTGCAAGAATTGGTTTTGCACAATCAATAAGATTAAATCCCATATGGTGCTGTAATGTTAGACAAAGCTTTGATTGCATTATCCCAAAGCATAGACACAGAGAATAAACAAATCAGCTTTACAGCACTAGAACTCAATTAACAATAGCGCTCCCCAAACCATACCTAAAGGGTTTTCATCATATATCTTAAATATTCCTTTTCCAGTTACACATCTTTGGGCATATGGTCCAAGTTATGGGCAACatgaaatgataaaaataatctGTTTTCATAGGTAAAAGATAACACTAGAATTTATCTTAAAAGCTTTCAATAAATAATACTAGCACCTTAAAACACAACAAACCTTTTTATTCTTTCTGAATTAATAAAGGTCTATTAAGTACTTTTGACAGAATAAATTGCTCGAGCTGTGTGTAAGGAAGGACATTACAGAAGCATTCAATTGGCTTCCAGGAGTGGGTAGGTTGTTAGTACTTGATGCATTCAGCCTTTTGAAGCATCATACGTATTACGTTATATGTTGCTTGAAGAGAGGATAAAATAAAGCCAAACTATGAACCagtcacattatatatatacacacatacttGGATCTGCATTTACACATGCTTCTAAGTTGTAACTACTCTGGAACTTCTGTTTTCCTATCTTATCAAGAGACTTGGCATGTACGTTCACAGAGAATTCTTCCCTCtttaaatcaataataatttttctccTCACTCTCATCTTCCAAAAGCACATGGCACTCACCCAACTCGAAAAGAAGCTCGACCACAATGTGCTGAGATGTGGTAGTCACCTAATTTTATGATTTAACAATCCCAGCAGATGTCACTACCTAAAGTTCCCAGCTTAGGCCTGAGTAATCTTAAGCCCCTAGAACCCCGGCTCTTCCACTGGAGGAGGTGTTCCCACTTCCCACAATGGTCCCTACTATGTTCATTTTAGGTAGATCACATCTTAACAGTTCATTACCTTGGAGTGTGTAAGGCCTTTCCGCGATCTCCAAGTAAACGAAACAACATAACAATAATAGGAAGCATCAATTAAACCCCaaagttttaattctttttaggTTTTCTGTCAAACCCAAAGTTCAGTTGTTCATACCATAGTCGGCTAAATTGATCATTACAATTACTCAGCACCAATATACCAAAAGATCCAATTTAGCAACTACACTAGCAAAGAAAGAATCGATCTTTTCATATTCTTGAAACTTGGGATATCAATACTCATATAATTACAGTCAAATCCAATGAGTAGTATGCCAATTGCTTAATGTGAATCACAGAAATTAGCGGCCGGGGAGCAGTGGGTGGTGTTACCTTTGCCCTGAAGACGAATGGAAACGCAGCCTGTGCTCTTGCAAGCTTTTCTTGGGTGAAGAGAGTTGACGAAATCCCAAAAGATATTCGAACCTGTCCTGTGGTAGCAGTTGTTTGCAGACAAAGAACCCGACGCCGAGCCCAAATTGCAGCCACAAATCGCGGCTTGCTTACTCCCCGGCGCGAGAGATCTTGATTTCTTTCAGCTGATTTGGCCTCGCGCTCGcgattaaaacttaaaagggAGCCAACTCACGCCAAGCCATGTAAGCGGAAATAATATCAGGCACAGATAAATgggaaaaatgacattttttttcatgatttaTGTCTTATAGTACTTTTCTTCTCTGAATTATTTATGCATCCACATTTGTCCCTCTAATCCCTCTACTTATGTTAAAAGTGACAGTTATTCCttatgttaaattgacatttttatccttaaaaataactattttacttattttttctaacaaattattgcttatatgtgtGGATTATCACGGTTCTGTTTGAACCTAACTGAAAACTGTAGCAATCGAATCGAAATAGTAGGGACAGTTATagttacgattcataaccgaaaaaataaaataaaataattgttgaaaccGAAACTGGAAACTTCCTAA of Ipomoea triloba cultivar NCNSP0323 chromosome 3, ASM357664v1 contains these proteins:
- the LOC116014306 gene encoding beta-galactosidase 3 translates to MRKWILVLCMVFFLSSELTQCSVSYDRKAIVINGQRRVLFSGSIHYPRSTPEMWEDLISKAKEGGLDVIETYVFWNVHEPSPGNYNFEGRYDLVRFVKTIQKAGLYAHLRIGPYICGEWNFGGFPVWLKFVPGISFRADNEPFKMAMKGFTEKIVNLMKSHNLFESQGGPIILSQIENEYGPQAKVLGASGHQYVTWAAKMAVEMDTGVPWVMCKEEDAPDPVINTCNGFYCDKFSPNKPYKPAIWTEAWSGWFSEFGGPIHQRPVQDLAFAVAKFIQKGGSFVNYYMYHGGTNFGRSAGGPFITTSYDYDAPLDEYGLIRQPKYGHLKELHRAVKLCEKALVSTDPTVTSLGGLQEAYIYSSETGDCAAFLSNYDTQSVARVMFNNMHYNLPPWSISILPDCRNVVFNTAKVGAQTSQMEMLPTNSEMYSWETYNEDLSPFDDSSSFTAFGLLEQVNVTRDASDYLWYKTSVDVGSSESFLLGGELPTLIVQSTGHALHVFINGQLSGSAFGTRQNRRFTFKGKVNFRAGTNKIALLSVAVGLPNVGGHFETWSTGILGPVALHGLDQGKLDLSWARWTYQVGLKGETMNLVSTDGSSVDWMQGSLIAQKQQPLTWHKARFNAPNGDEPLALDMSSMGKGQVWINGESLGRYWTAYATGNCNGCHYAGPFKPPKCQLGCGQPTQRWYHVPRSFLKPTENLLVLFEELGGDPTRISLARRSVSSVCADVGEIHPNIRNWEIESYGSRSQELPKPKLHLHCSPGQSISSIKFASFGTPLGTCGSFQQGPCHASTSYSVLEKKCIGRQRCSVAISNTNFGDPCPNVVKRLSVEAVCTPSQWH
- the LOC116014309 gene encoding thioredoxin H1-like; its protein translation is MAREGKVVGCHTFEAWNDELCRGNEAKRLMVVDFTASWCGPCRLMAPFFAELARKLPSVMFLRVDVDELPSVAADWGVEGMPTFMFLKEGRILGTVVGAKKDELQQLLAKHMMNTTTTTTAPSSLKIMHSYY
- the LOC116014308 gene encoding protein RTE1-HOMOLOG gives rise to the protein MEPNADPENTLMIEESVEIDPRRARFPCCIVWTPLPVLSWFIPIIGHIGICREDGVILDFAGPNFVCVDNFAFGAPARYIRIRKDECRVSRYPAPYEREDDRNYGETGNDATTWDGALHKSTEEFQHRSYNLLTCNCHSFVANALNRLGFQAGGWNVVSLAIYILLKGQWVRKASILQTCLPFLLVFGLGLTFGGGAFLTYWAIFVAVLVGWFLIGSYCFKTMIYL